GCGTTCGCCGCCTCCGGGACGCCCATCTACACGCTCGTGCTCGATTACGCGTGGGGCGGACTCGGGGCTGCCATCGGTCCGACGGTCATCGCCGCGCTGTGGTGGAAGCGCGTCACCGCCGAGGGCTCCGTCGCCAGCATGGTCGTCGGGACGGTGACGATGATCGGCTGGACGCAACTGGAGACCGTACTCGGGATGATGAACGCGATGCCGTCGGCGGAGGCGTCGCCGTTTCTCTCGGGGCTCGTCGGCGTCTACGGGCTGTTCCCGGCATTCATCCTCTCGTCGCTCACGCTGATCGTCGTCTCGCTTCTCACCCGACCGCCGGAGGGCGTCGACGACGATTTCGACGTGTTCGAGAAGCCGCTGTCGGCGGTCGTCTCCGAGCGCCAGCGCGGTGGGGCACCCGACTACGTGACCGACGGCGGTCGCGACCGGCCGAAAGCCGTCACCGAAGCCGACAACATCCGCGCGCACGTCGCCGCGTCGAACTACTGGGACGACGGCGCGGCGGACGAAAAGCGGACGGAGGAGTGAGATGGTCGACGCCGCGCCCGTCTCGAACGACGCAGCACCCGTCTTCGACGACCGAACGGCCGTGGGACGGGTCGAACGCGCCGACCTTCCGGTCGTCAGCCCCGCTGTCTCTCGAGAGGAGATCGAATCGGACGGCCGCGTCGGCGTCGTCGCCTACCCCTACCGCGTCTACGAGACGCGCGTCACGATGGCGCGACCTCTCCTCGGCGACCGGGTCGCGACGGTGACCGCGAGCGTCGACCGGTCGCGACGGGTGGCGCTCCGCGCCGACGAGTTCCCCGAGGTGGAGACGCAGACGGTGACGGACGCTCTCGTGCTCCCGGCGGAACTCTCCTCGGCCGCCTGCGACGAGGAGGCGCGCGAGGCCGCGTTCAAGTGGACGCTCCGGAAGTTCTCGCTCAGCCGCGCGCCCGACATCGAGTTCGAGCGCGTCGTCGACGCCTACAAGCTGTTCTGGCTCGCCGAGCGCGACGACGGCGACGTAGTTGTCGACAGCGTGCGGGGCACCGAGCGGTCGCTGGACGAATAATCGTCGAGCGGCCGTCTCTCTGCCGCTGGAAGCTACGGACGGTACTCGAGCCAGCGGTCGCGGCTACGATTTTACTGTCGGGGTCAGAGCGAACTGAACGAAGAGGTTCGCTCGCGATGGCCGGAGCGGTCACGGAGCGCCCCTCACTTCGCGATGTCGCGACTCTCATCTCCGGAGACCTGCTTGGGAGGGACGACGACACCGGACCCGGCGTCGTCGGTTTCGACGCGCGTTCCGTGCGAGTGTCTGACTCCGTGCGAGTGCCTGGCGGTGTGTACACCGACCGTCGCGAGGACGCCACCGCTCAGACTTAGCGAAACGACGCGCACCGCCGGCGGGAGCACCGCGACCGCTGCACCGCCAGCAACCACCCCGAAGACGAAGGTCGCCTGAATCGCGAGGACGGCGGCGATGCCTCTTTGCCGACTTCGCGCGCCGTAGAGACCGCCGACGGCCGCAGTCTCCCCGGCGGCGTGGAGCGCGAGCACCAACGCGCCCGCGACCCCGAAGATCACGTTGGCAGCCGCAGCAGTGGCGAGGAGTCCTCCTTCGAGACACCGGTGAACGAGGACCGCTCCGAACGCCGCGTCGGCCTCAATCTCGCGACCCTCGCGCCGGTATCGCAGACCGGTCGCCGCCACACCGCCGACGCTCATGCCGAGGAGGCCGAAAAGCGGGTCGTCGAAGAGAGCTGCGATGATAGCACCCCCTCCGAGGACGACGAGTAATGCGGCGAGCGCGCGATTCGGAAACTCTGAGCCGGCCGCACGGCGCGCGACGGCGACACCGCCGACGAGGCTCACGACGACCGACAGCGCCACTACCAGACCGACGCTCAGCGCCACTCCGGTCGGCTGTCCCCCGGACCCCGGCGACTCGTGGGCGATGGCGATATCCGACACTCCGACGGGAGCCGGAACCGCGAGGACGGTGACGACGACGGCGACCACCATCGCGGCGGTGACAGCCGCGATACCGACTGGTCGGATCTGCATGCGGACGCGATCGAGACAACTATGGGTGGAGCGACGACGGGTTCGGGTCATAGCCACGGGTTCTCCGTCAGTTCGGCCTGCACGTCGGCTCCGACCGCGAGACGGCAGTCCGTGCGCGGTTCGGCGACGCAACAGAGCACGTATCCCTTCCGACACTGTCGCTCCTTGAGCGCTCTCGGCGGACGACGGTACTCGACCTCGCCCGCTAATAACCGGCCGGTGCACGTCCCGCATGCGCCGGTTCGACAACCGAAGGGGAGCGCGACGCCCGCCCGCTCTGCCGCCGTCAACACCGTCTCTCCGGGTTCGACGTCGACCGTCGCTTCCCTCCCGTCGAGCCAACCGAGGGTGACTCTCGCGGTCACTTCATATCCAGACGTCGCTGGTGCAGTCTGCGTCGGGCCAGCGAATCTCGTGGGCGCGCGCCGGCCCCGCAGGCAACTCCCCGAAGTCGACGAGGAACTCCTCGTCGAGCATCATCGTCCCCTTTCGTGGATTGACGTTCGCTTTCATCATCACCGACCCTCGCTCGGCCTCCTCGGGGAAGAACTGGTTGTCCCACGTCGAGTACAGCGACGTGGTGAAGTACAACCGCTCGCCGTCGAGCGAGAGTTGGAGCATCTGTGGCCCGGCGATGACCGGTCGGTCACGCTCTTCGGTTGCTTGCGTCGGGTACCGCTCTCCGAACATTCCACCTGCAGAGAGCGTATCGCTCAGTCGTGGGTTCGACGGGTCGCTGATGTCGTACATGTGGACCTCACCGTGAAGCCAGTTCGAGAAGACGAGGTAGCGGTCGTCCATCGAGACCAGGAGGTCGGTGATGAGACTCGGTACGGGCATCTCCCAGTCGTCGTGTTCGCGCGCCTCGACGTCGATGACCTTGTCGGCGTGCCAACTGCCGTCTCGCTCGTAGAAGTGGAACATGTTCGAAGAGAGCGCCGCCCCAACGTAGCCGTGGGCCGATTCCGGACTGTGCATGAACCGCACTTCGAGCGGAATCATCCCCTCCTCGCCGAGGTCGAGCGTCTGTTTCGGCGTCTGGTTCTCCCAGTCCCAGATGTGGATTTTGTGGCCGTACTTCCCACTTTCCACGTCTTCGAGGTCGAACCCCGGTTGGTAGATCTTCGGGGCCGCCCACTCTGAAGAGATCATCACGTTGCGACGTGGTTGGTACCAGAAGTCGTAGTTCATCTCGATATCGCCCGGCGAGTCGAAGCGACCGACGACGTTGAACGACTCGTTCAGTTCGAGGAACCCACCCGGCAGGTCTCCGTCTCTGTCGCCGAGCATGCTGACGAGGATGCGCCCACCAGGCGCACAGTGAACTGTGTGCGGCGCAGAGAGGCCGTGTTCGAAGACCTCCTCGGGTTCGATAACGGTCTCCATCTCCGGTTCACGTCGGGTCTCCGTGTCGATAATGTGGAGTCGTGAGGAGCGCTGGCCGGGAACGACGAGATACCGGCGGTCCAGGCCTTCGATGTGACACGACGACGAACAGGCGTTCCATCCGAAGTGATGTAACTCGTCGCCCTTGTTTGGCATCGACACTCGGTTGACGATTTCGCTGTACGTCTCCGATTGCGGGTCGGTATCGACGACGGCCAGAAAATCCGGCTCGTCGATGTCTGTTCCGACGTAGAGTCCCATCACGTACGCTACTTCTTCCGGCTCGGATTGTTCGATGGCCGCCTGCGGCGTCGTGTAGCCAACGCCGCTGTGGTCGTGGTGTGCGTGGTGGCTGTCGTCTGTATGATGTGTGTTACCAGAGCTCATAATTCGACAGTCACCGCAGAACGGCTTGACCTATTCGTCAGTATTTTAGATATCACAGCACACGTAGACTATCAGTCTGGACTGATAGACGCAGGAGCTACGTGCGGCGGTCGTACCGTTCGAACACCCACCGAGCGGTACCGTACGCCAATACTCGTGCAGCAGGCGCTTCCCGCCGTGGTTCCCAGTCGACGATCCACTCGCCGTTCGGCGCTCTTCGGACCGGGACTTCGGTTCCCAGTAGCTCCGAGAGGTTGCTCGGCGGAACGTCGTACCGCCGCAGAAGGGCTTCGAGTCGTGACCGCCCGTCGAGTCGCTCCGGCAGCGGGAACCACTCGCCGACGATAGGACCGCCGGGCGTCGGGATGGCGACGTCGATACGGACACCCTCGACGGGGTCTCTGGCGTACGCCGCCGGGCCGCGGCCGGGTCGGCGTCGCTCGGGGTCGACGGCCCGGACGACGCCGGTGTCGACGTGGCGTTCGAGCGCGAGCGATTCGAGTTCCCGTTCGACGTCTCCGAGAGTTCGATCGTCGGGGACGACCGTCGCCGTTCTCGCGGTGAGCGCGCTCGCGACCCGCGCGAGAAGCAGCGCGCCGGTTAACACGACGAAGACGTATCCGACGACGACGACGACCAGGAGTATCGTGAAGAGGGCGAGCAGTTGTGAGATGTCGACCATGATTACCTTCCCGCGGCGGCGTGGTGCCTCCGCTGATTCACGCTGAGAGAAGATGGCCGTGCGCATATCGCTTTGCGCGCCGCGGTTGAACTCTCTCGGGGGTGGGAGACT
This genomic stretch from Haloprofundus salilacus harbors:
- a CDS encoding 2Fe-2S iron-sulfur cluster-binding protein, producing the protein MTARVTLGWLDGREATVDVEPGETVLTAAERAGVALPFGCRTGACGTCTGRLLAGEVEYRRPPRALKERQCRKGYVLCCVAEPRTDCRLAVGADVQAELTENPWL
- a CDS encoding selenium-binding family protein; protein product: MSSGNTHHTDDSHHAHHDHSGVGYTTPQAAIEQSEPEEVAYVMGLYVGTDIDEPDFLAVVDTDPQSETYSEIVNRVSMPNKGDELHHFGWNACSSSCHIEGLDRRYLVVPGQRSSRLHIIDTETRREPEMETVIEPEEVFEHGLSAPHTVHCAPGGRILVSMLGDRDGDLPGGFLELNESFNVVGRFDSPGDIEMNYDFWYQPRRNVMISSEWAAPKIYQPGFDLEDVESGKYGHKIHIWDWENQTPKQTLDLGEEGMIPLEVRFMHSPESAHGYVGAALSSNMFHFYERDGSWHADKVIDVEAREHDDWEMPVPSLITDLLVSMDDRYLVFSNWLHGEVHMYDISDPSNPRLSDTLSAGGMFGERYPTQATEERDRPVIAGPQMLQLSLDGERLYFTTSLYSTWDNQFFPEEAERGSVMMKANVNPRKGTMMLDEEFLVDFGELPAGPARAHEIRWPDADCTSDVWI